A stretch of Malus sylvestris chromosome 11, drMalSylv7.2, whole genome shotgun sequence DNA encodes these proteins:
- the LOC126589589 gene encoding uncharacterized protein LOC126589589, with product MSAFRQFFKRLTGGKAGGTSAAAVEPKVKVEFDVSSSHPRHVIKFFIHPEDEESVKKMIAAKPSGIMAWLSSINLLAGSADLLWKSGKTLLKAKESSLKEALKGEGCCFGQQSQEQLASLVDQSFVNTARLAYLEQVAEHYAKYGVTKGSPPSPVRPLPPSKQEANGNNNGKGNGNGKGKGQGQGKGEGDGNGNGKGNGNGNGNGSGNGGPPALPENDTLPEPFELPF from the coding sequence ATGAGTGCATTTCGACAGTTCTTCAAGCGGCTGACTGGAGGCAAAGCAGGAGGTACCTCCGCTGCCGCCGTTGAACCAAAGGTGAAGGTGGAATTCGATGTTTCTTCGTCCCACCCCAGACATGTGATCAAATTTTTCATCCATCCAGAGGACGAAGAGAGTGTCAAGAAGATGATTGCTGCCAAGCCCTCTGGGATTATGGCTTGGCTTTCCAGTATCAACCTCCTAGCCGGCAGTGCGGATCTGTTGTGGAAGTCCGGAAAAACACTGTTAAAGGCGAAGGAGAGTAGCTTGAAGGAAGCCTTAAAGGGCGAAGGCTGTTGTTTCGGCCAGCAGAGTCAGGAGCAGCTCGCTTCGCTGGTTGACCAGTCGTTTGTGAACACCGCACGTCTTGCGTACCTGGAGCAGGTTGCAGAACATTACGCAAAATATGGAGTCACAAAGGGGTCTCCTCCTTCTCCTGTCCGTCCTCTACCACCGTCGAAGCAGGAGGCAAATGGCAACAACAACGGGAAAGGCAATGGCAACGGGAAGGGGAAGGGGCAAGGGCAAGGGAAAGGCGAGGGCGACGGCAATGGCAACGGTAAAGGCAACGGCAACGGAAATGGGAACGGGAGCGGGAACGGAGGACCACCAGCCCTCCCTGAAAATGACACCCTGCCGGAACCATTCGAGTTGCCATTTTAA